The following proteins come from a genomic window of Microbacterium lemovicicum:
- a CDS encoding alpha/beta hydrolase translates to MRIPKGTTMHFFSEATPRDGVIEHQFMLGDIPGVLWRPTHPSAPVPLILLGHPGGLQRMYPRLAARARQAVSNGFAAATIELPGSGDRPTLTIAEQARADLRRTLQTGEPVNDDIVDRLILPIVEAAVPEWQRTLDALLSLPDIAARVAYSGGIISIGVRLALVEPRIVAAGLFAGSYIPRVILEDARRVTIPLHVLLQWDDEGNDRQMALDLFDAFGSKDKSLTANMGGHAGVPPHAEQAAGAFFVRHLT, encoded by the coding sequence ATGCGCATCCCGAAAGGCACGACCATGCACTTCTTCTCAGAAGCCACACCCCGCGATGGGGTCATCGAACACCAGTTCATGCTCGGCGACATTCCGGGCGTCCTCTGGAGGCCAACACACCCCTCGGCACCGGTCCCGCTGATTCTGCTGGGACATCCCGGCGGGCTTCAGCGGATGTACCCGCGGCTGGCCGCCCGAGCTCGGCAAGCCGTCTCGAACGGGTTCGCAGCGGCGACCATCGAACTCCCCGGGAGTGGTGACCGACCGACCCTGACCATCGCCGAACAGGCTCGCGCCGATCTGCGGCGCACCCTGCAAACGGGCGAGCCGGTCAACGACGACATCGTCGACCGGCTGATCCTGCCGATCGTCGAGGCCGCGGTCCCCGAATGGCAGAGAACCCTCGACGCGCTCCTCTCACTCCCCGACATCGCCGCACGAGTCGCCTACTCGGGAGGAATCATCTCAATCGGCGTCCGGCTCGCGCTGGTGGAACCACGCATCGTCGCGGCTGGATTGTTCGCGGGGAGTTACATACCCCGCGTCATCCTGGAAGATGCTCGCAGGGTCACTATCCCGCTTCACGTACTCCTCCAATGGGACGACGAAGGGAACGACCGGCAAATGGCTTTAGATCTGTTCGACGCATTCGGCTCGAAAGACAAGAGCCTGACCGCAAACATGGGCGGACACGCCGGCGTCCCTCCACACGCAGAGCAAGCAGCAGGCGCTTTCTTCGTCAGACACCTGACCTGA